Sequence from the Sphingobacteriaceae bacterium GW460-11-11-14-LB5 genome:
ATCAAAGCTTCTGCTTTATCTTTCGGCGTCTTGGGTGCAGTATGGCAAGCCGCTAAAAAGAGCAGCGCGATGACTAACACAAGTAGGGTATGTCTTAATTTAAACAAAACGTTTTCAATAGGTGGTGTAATTCAAACATACAAAAAAAACTTTCAGGAAGTTTAGCTTTCTGAGTCGTCTTAGCAGCAAGTTATAATGTCAGCTGCCTATTGCCAAAATATTTTTCAGGCTTCATATTCAAGAAAAGCTGTAAAATCCTCACCCAAATTTCACAATTAACGGCACAATTCACCAGAATGGCGTGATTGCCCTTTGTGTTATAGTTATATTGAAGATAAAAAAGCCTTATGAAAAAATCCATGTTAATCTTATGCACGATAGTACTGATGCTATCGGCATGTATAAAATTCCCCGGCGAACCTGTAGTGACGATCAGGAATTATAAAATTGATTTTAAGATTGGGGGGCTCAACCATACTGTAGGTGAAGCAAATGTTGGCTTCCCAACCGAGCCCATTCAAAATTTCATCCAACAGTTAAGCATTGTAGCTTACAACACACAAACCGGTGCCGAAGTAGCGCGGCAAACCCAGCTGCCCGGCGCACCGAACTTTGGGCAAATCAGTTTCGAACTTCCCACTGGTACTTATAATTTTGTAGCTATTGGCTCGCAAACCGAGTTTGGTATTAGCCAATTTTACGAAGCCGATAAAAACTCGCCGGTTTATGCTGCCTATGCACAGGCAAATTTTCAGTATTGGCAACCGTCTTTCTCTTCTTTAGATAAACGTTATAAAACATCAGATACCTTTTTTGCCAAACAAACAGGGGTATCCATTACAAAAAATCAAACTTTAGAGGTAATGATGGAACGCATTGTAGGATTGTTAAATGTGATTGTAACAGATAGATCAGATTACAGTATTGAAATTACCAGCGAGTTCAGCGGCTTCAGGTTTGATACCGCAGTACCTTTTAGTACAATAGAAAATGATTTTTCATCTGCAGTGAAACATAGTAAAGATGGCCCAATCAGCTTTTATATCCTCAAAAACCAAACGCCTGTGAATTTACACCTGGGTGTAGGTGCAGAACCAACTTTTCAGATTCTTGTCGCTAAAAACAAGCGCACAACCGTTAGGGTACAATGGGAAACCAAAACTTATAGTACTACCGTAGAATAATTACACTATATAGTCTTGGCTTTTCGCTGGAACCATATTACCTAAAATTTGTTTATCCCTTAACACTTACTAGCGCAAGTCTTAGTGTGCCTGACGTGGGCTGGGTTGACTTGTGCTTTCACAACACCTTAACTAATTGAGATTTTTAGCGCGATTAATGTAATGGTATATCTAAAGCACGTTTAGGCGATGGCTTATGCCCAGGATGCTAAGATTTGCACTAAGCAGTAGTTCTGCGGAATTGCACGAAGAAGTCTTTATCCTTCAAGATTTTTCAGTAAGTTTATCTTAAACGCAGCTTCGCAAAGCTCGGGAACGTTGTACGTAATAATCGAATTTTTTATAGTAGTATGAAGATGTATATTTTAGTTAAAAGAGAGATTCCTGATAAAATGGTACCGGTAATAACCGCACATGCTTCCCTCGCTTGTTTTAGAAAGTTTGAAAATACAAATAACATGCAGGCATGGATTAATGGAATATTTAAAAAAGTGGTGTGTGTCGTTTCAGAAACGGAGTTTACGAATGCTAAAAAAGAAACAGACCATATCGTGCTTACAGAATCAACATTAGATAATCAGGAAGTCTGCATAGCGTTTTCGCCCAGAGCAGAATATTCCAAAATGTTTAAATTTTTCCGAATGTGGACACCACAAAACAGCTAAAAAGTAAGCATGATCAAGAACCAGATTGATGAATGAATGCTATAAAGAAGTATTTGTTATTAGCCCGATTATAAATTTCGCTTGTTACTTTCGATGGTAATGAATTCCGGTAAATAATTAGGCGTACAGCCTTTTGATACCATTTCACCTTTATAAAGACCTGTTTTCTCTCCGAGCGTAATACACCGGTTTCGGTATTGTTTATCATAAATTCCAATCCACCCGGCTGTGAAATTCATTGCCCATTGAACTTCTGGTTCTTCTTTGGCCAGGTTAGCTTCTATTTTACCTAATAATGCTGGTGTATTCGCAGGCGGTATTTGTCCTACCCACCTCAAACGGCCCTGATAATACCAGAATACACGTCTCTGAAGCGCAGAATGACTTTTTTCCCATGATTCGATCAGGGCAATTGTTTTCTTGTCTTTAACAAGCTGGTTAGCCATAAACCAGTCCATTAGCTGGTTTCGCTCATCGAATGCATGCGTTTGCATATCCTGATCAAGCATATTAATAAGATCTTGTGAAACCTGCTTATTGTCCATAATCAGGATGGCCAGTAATCTGGGAAGCAAACTCCCGGTAGACCATAACTCCATAGCCAGCTCATGATCCTTTTTGATATCTTTAGCGATTTTTCTTAAGTCTCCGAGCTTTGTTTTGGTATTAATCTGATCCAAAACATTCTTTGCTTTTGAAGCGTATTCCATAACCATCACTTTTTATGGTTCAAAATAACTAAAAATCTGAACTTAATAAAGTGATTTCGGCTACAAACGTAAGTCTTGGTGTAAGGGATGTTTCAAAAACTCAATTAATGAAATTCGTTACATGGGGAGTTTCTGGAAACGAAAAAAGCCTGAAATCTTATGATTTCAGGCTTTAAATTTTCGGCGGAAAGCGAGGGATTCGAACCCCCGGACCTGTTACAGTCAACAGTTTTCAAGACTGCCGCATTCGACCACTCTGCCAGCTTTCCGGAGGCAAAAGTACGAACTCCGGTTAAATCTGCAAACTATGAATGCTTTTTTTTTATATAAACTTGATAATTACTTAACACAGAGGGAGAAAAAATTATTTCTTCTGTATATTTTCCTCAATTGGCTCCGATTTTTTGAACAAATTGAAGGTAGGACGGATAATTTTTACACTTCTTTTGCTGACATCAACGCTGGCATTTAGCTCAAAACCGATCAATAAAATTAAAGAATTGAGGTAAAGCCAGATCATCACCACGATTAATGTTCCGATAGAACCATACACCTTGTTGTAAGAACCAAAGTGATTAATATAAAAAGAAAAGCCCCAGATGGTGATGAATGCAAGTATAGTGGCCAGCCAGGAGCCAGCACTGAACAAGCGCCATTTTTTAGTATGTGAAGGGCCATAACGGTATAAAATTGAAATGGTAATAAAGTATAAGATGGCTAGTAATGCCCAGCGCGTAAACTTTACCGCGAAAACCAGAAAACTGTCTTTAATGTGCAGTTCGTTGGTAATCTTATTCAGTAAAACTTCACCCAAGGCCATCGCACTGATGCAGATGATGATCGAAAAGCAGATAATGATTGTTAAAACGAGTGCAATTAAACGTTGTTTTATCCATCCTCTGGTTTCGATAATCAGTGATGATTTATTAAAAGCCTTCATTAAATTTTTAACGCCATTGGTGGCAAAAAATATGGCCGATAAAAAACCGAAAGATAATAAGCCTCTGTTCTGGTTTTTAATAATGTCCTTTAATGTGGTTTCGAAGGCATCAAAAGCATTATGTGGCAATACAAGTTGTATCAAATTTAAGAGTTGATCCTGGAAACCTTTGATTGGAATAAAGGGAATTAAGGTAAACAGGAAGATGATGCCAGGAAAGATGGCCAGCATGAAACTGTAAGCCAAAGACGATGACTTGTTTACCAAAGCATCTTTTCCGATTTCACGAAAGAAGAAAGTAGCTACAGTGTATAATGGGAGGGGGCTAAAACCAGGCAAAACACATCCCTTCGTCCATTCGATAAACCTAGAATAGAGTTTAAGATGTAATAATTGCCGGTGTAACCATTCCATTGTATTTGTTAATTAAAAAACACCGATAATTTTTTCATAAAATTTTCGGGTGGGCTTGTTGGTTTATTTTTCTTCATATCGACAAAAACCAGGGTAGTTTCCCCAATATTGATCAGTTCTTCTTTTTCGTTATACAGTTCGTATTCGAAAAAGATCCTGATACCGGGTAAGGTTTTGATGATTGTTTTTACTGTAATTTCCTGATCGTAAAGGGCAGGTTTAATATATTTACATTTTAATTCCAGAACCGGCATCATAATACCATCGGCTTCCATCGAGCTATAACTCATACCCAAACTGCGCAACATTTCTACCCGGCCTACTTCGTAATACTGTGCGTAATTGCCGTAATACATATAACCCATCTGATCGGTTTCGCCATACCGAACCCTGATTTTTGTACTGTGGCTATACATTATTTAAATATATTTCTTTTGTTTAAAGCTTCACGGTATTTCTTCGCATTGATTTCGTGCTGCGCTTTGTTTTCTGCAAAATTATGGTAGCCAGAAAAATCTTCTTTGGCACACATGTAAATATAATTGTTGTTGTCGCGGTTTAGTACAGCATCAATGGCATTAATACTCGGCATCATAATCGGTCCCGGAGGCAAACCTGCATATTTATAAGTATTGTAAAGCGATTGTACCTGTAATAATTTTCCAGTTACCCTTTTCACGGTGAAATCGTTATTGGCGAAAATTACTGTTGGATCAGCTTGTAACAGTATCCCTTTATTCAAACGGTTTAAATACAAACCTGCTATAATGGGCATCTCTTTGTCGTAAAGTGCCTCTGCATCCACAATAGAAGCTAAGGTGTATACTTGTACCGGACTCAGATTTAAACTTGCTGCTTTTTGTTTGCGATCGGCTGTCCAGAATTTATCATATTCCTTGTGCATGCGCTCGAAGAAATCAACCGGCGAAATATTCCAGTACATCTCGTAAGTATTCGGGATAAACATGGCATAAACATTATCCTGGTTAAAACCATATTTGCTAATCAGGGCAGTAGAATCTAAAACATTGATAAAGCTTAACGAATCGGCTTCCAGGTTGCTGGCCAGGTATGCTGCAAAATTTTCCTTCTTACGGATGTTATGGAATTTTAATTTAACAGGATCCTGATTTCCGGCTTTAATTAAGTTAATTAAACTGCGGTTGGTCATTCCTTTAGTTAAACGGTAACGTCCGGGTTTAACACTCGCAGGTAAATTCATTTTTCCGGCAGCTGCAGTAAAAGTAGAGATGCTTTTTACCAGATCTTTCTTTTTAATCTCTGCAACCAGATCATCGTAACTGCTTCCGGTTTTGATATATAAATATTTTTGATTTTCGGTAACGTTAGGGGCAAAGTATAGCCTGTAAATATTTAATGCAAAGTAACCAGCAATTAAAATAACAGCAAGTGCAATTACAATTGCCACTTTTTTGCCAGTACTCATGTTCTTTTTTTCTACTTCAGTCATTTGTAATGTAATACGTGTTTATTGTTGTTTGTTAGATAGTGTAATGTTAATCTTGGTTCCTATAGCCACCTTGGTTAACGAATCAACCAGCATAGGATCTTGT
This genomic interval carries:
- a CDS encoding ribonuclease BN, with amino-acid sequence MEWLHRQLLHLKLYSRFIEWTKGCVLPGFSPLPLYTVATFFFREIGKDALVNKSSSLAYSFMLAIFPGIIFLFTLIPFIPIKGFQDQLLNLIQLVLPHNAFDAFETTLKDIIKNQNRGLLSFGFLSAIFFATNGVKNLMKAFNKSSLIIETRGWIKQRLIALVLTIIICFSIIICISAMALGEVLLNKITNELHIKDSFLVFAVKFTRWALLAILYFITISILYRYGPSHTKKWRLFSAGSWLATILAFITIWGFSFYINHFGSYNKVYGSIGTLIVVMIWLYLNSLILLIGFELNASVDVSKRSVKIIRPTFNLFKKSEPIEENIQKK
- a CDS encoding thioesterase, whose product is MYSHSTKIRVRYGETDQMGYMYYGNYAQYYEVGRVEMLRSLGMSYSSMEADGIMMPVLELKCKYIKPALYDQEITVKTIIKTLPGIRIFFEYELYNEKEELINIGETTLVFVDMKKNKPTSPPENFMKKLSVFFN
- a CDS encoding aminodeoxychorismate lyase, which translates into the protein MTEVEKKNMSTGKKVAIVIALAVILIAGYFALNIYRLYFAPNVTENQKYLYIKTGSSYDDLVAEIKKKDLVKSISTFTAAAGKMNLPASVKPGRYRLTKGMTNRSLINLIKAGNQDPVKLKFHNIRKKENFAAYLASNLEADSLSFINVLDSTALISKYGFNQDNVYAMFIPNTYEMYWNISPVDFFERMHKEYDKFWTADRKQKAASLNLSPVQVYTLASIVDAEALYDKEMPIIAGLYLNRLNKGILLQADPTVIFANNDFTVKRVTGKLLQVQSLYNTYKYAGLPPGPIMMPSINAIDAVLNRDNNNYIYMCAKEDFSGYHNFAENKAQHEINAKKYREALNKRNIFK